CTCACCACTTCCATGCGCGGCATGGCGGCATGCAGAGCTTTTTCAAAATCCTTGACCCTTTCGTACGCCTGAACAAAAGGCATGTCGCCGGGAAGCTCCACGTGCAGGTCAATATGGCATATCTCAGACAAGCGGAGAATATGCACGTTATGCACGGAAAGGCCGTGATTCCAGGCTGTAAACTGCACCTGCGCAAAAGGATCGCAGTGTTTGTCTGCATCGGCGCTGTGCGGCTCCACATGGACGGTCACGTCCGCCCCTTCCAGCACGAGTGCCACGGCCTGCTCAGCTTCGTGGGCCAGGCGGTGCCCTTCACTCACCTTTATGCCCGGCTCCACGCCGACTGTGAGGTCCACAAAGCTGGTGGGACCACTGGAGCGCAGGCGCACATCACGGACATCGGTGATGCCCTTTACCCTGTTTACAGCCGCGATGACAGCCTGCTGCTCGCGTGTGGAGCCGGAGTCCATCAGCGTGTCTACAGCCTGCATGGCCATGCGAACACTGGCGCGAAAAATTATTACCGCCACCAGCAACGCGGCTACCGTGTCGGCCTGTACCAAGATTTCGTGCAGCGGGGCAGGCAGGCTGAGCGCAGAAGCCACCCATACGGCGAGAACCCCCACCAGCACCACTGCCGAAGACAATATATCAGTAGAAAAATGCAGGGCGTCCGCTTCAAGGGCCTGACTTTTATATTTTTGGGCCACCCGGCGCAGTATGCGCACCCTGTTCACATCAATGATGATGGAAAGCGCCATAACGCCAACGCCCCATAACGATGGCGTCACAGGGCTTTCACCAGCCATCAGACGTTGCACGCCCTCGTACACGACCCAGAAGCAGGTCAGGAATAAAAGCAGTGTTTCGGCAAGGGCAGAAAGATTTTCTATTTTGCCATGCCCGTAGGGATGACGCGCGTCGGCCGGTTTGGAGGCTATGCGTACCGCCGCCAGAGTCATGGCCGCTGCCAGAAGATCCAGCCCGCTGTGCAATGCTTCGGACAAAATGCCGAGGCTGTTGGTGTGCAAGCCAACGATAAGCTTGACGGAAGTAAGGGCAAAGGCGGCCCACAAAGACACAAGCGCTGCGCGATTTTTTTCAGTACTGGCTTCCATGGGCACGGCCATGATGACTCCACTGGTAAAAAAAAGCCCCCGAAGGGGCTTTATTTTATTTGGTTACAACCACTTAAACCATTCTCGCCAAGAGCCTTGACGCTTTTGCCGTATTTCTACAGCCTGTTCTTCTTTATAGTTGTGGTAGGCTGCCAGGCTTTTTTCTTTGGCGTGTTCAGCCACTTCGGGCACGTCCGGGAAATCCTTTATAATGAATTCGTACCGGTGCCAGGCAGGGCCATATTTTTTCATGTGCCAGAAGACATCGGCGATGTAGAGTTCATGCTCCGCCATAAGCTTGCGGCAGGTAACCATGTGTTCTTCTGCACCCTTGGCGTACGGAGAATCAGGATACATCTGGTGCAGTCTGTTGAAGTAATCGTAGGCTTCCTGAAGTTCAGTGGTCGCTCTGTCAACGGAGCGGAACTGCTTCATCAGAGACATGCCCGTCTGATACAGCACGTAGGGTATGGCCTCATGCCTTGGGTGCAGGGATTCAAAATCCTTGTAGCTTTCAGTGGCCAGTTCGTATTCCTCATCGAGGAAATAGGCGTCGCCCAATGACAGCTCTGCATCAATGGTATAAGGACTGAATGGATACGTATCGCGCAGTTTGTTGTACAGCTCCACGGCACGCACATAGTTTTTCTCACTCATGGCGTCGTTGGCGGCTTCAAAGATTTCTTGCGCGGTGTCTTCGGCTGGCGGAAGATAGATCATATCAATGATGCCGCAACCGGAAACCATGAGCATGCTCATGGCAAGCAAAATGGAGCGTAGCAGTTTTTTATGCATGGAGCTGTTCCAGGAAGACAAATGCCGCTTGTGCGGCGGTTGCGCCATCGCCGGCGGCAGTGATGACCTGGCGGCAAAGCTTGGAGCGAATGTCGCCAGCGGCAAAAATGCCGGGGATATTGGAGCGCATTTCCGTATCAGTCACAATAAAGCCCTGTGCATCAAGTTCAATGCCTTGCGGCAAAAAGTTTGTCACAGGCGCAAAGCCTACATAAATAAAAAGTCCGTCAACTGCCAACAATTTTTCCTGACCAGTCTGGAGATTTTTAACGGTCAGGCCAGTCAGGTGATCTTCGCCGTGCAACTGGGTAATGACGGAGCTGCGCAAAAGGTCTACCTTGTCGGGCATGCTCTCAAGCCTGTCCTGATAAACCTTGAGTCCGCGGAAACTGTCACGCCTGTGAATGAGGTGGAGTTTGCTTACTATCTTGGTAAGATACAGGCTTTCTTCCATTGCCGCATTACCGCCGCCAACCACGGCTACAGTCTGGTTGCGAAAGAAGTTGCCGTCACAAAGGGCGCAGTACGAAACACCGCGCCCACGCAGCCTGTCTTCGCCTTCCAGGCCAAGGTGGCGGTGTCTGGCGCCAGAGCATACGAGCACCACTTTGCACAAATAGTCTTCTTCAGCAGTATGCACGGTAAACTGACCCGCCGAACCGGAAATGGACTCAACCACTATGGCGGGTCGGTCTACCGTCAAACCTTCAAGATGCTCCGTAAAAAGATCGGCAAGCTCGTAGCCTTTGATGCCTTTGGGAAAGCCCGGATAGTTCTCCAGCGCCTCCGTCTGCAGCAATTGACCACCGGAGGTCAGCCGCTCAGGCAAAAGAACGCTGCAGCCGGACCGCGCCAGATACATGGCTGCGGTAACGCCGGCAGGACCG
This DNA window, taken from Desulfovibrio sp. 86, encodes the following:
- a CDS encoding cation diffusion facilitator family transporter, whose protein sequence is MAVPMEASTEKNRAALVSLWAAFALTSVKLIVGLHTNSLGILSEALHSGLDLLAAAMTLAAVRIASKPADARHPYGHGKIENLSALAETLLLFLTCFWVVYEGVQRLMAGESPVTPSLWGVGVMALSIIIDVNRVRILRRVAQKYKSQALEADALHFSTDILSSAVVLVGVLAVWVASALSLPAPLHEILVQADTVAALLVAVIIFRASVRMAMQAVDTLMDSGSTREQQAVIAAVNRVKGITDVRDVRLRSSGPTSFVDLTVGVEPGIKVSEGHRLAHEAEQAVALVLEGADVTVHVEPHSADADKHCDPFAQVQFTAWNHGLSVHNVHILRLSEICHIDLHVELPGDMPFVQAYERVKDFEKALHAAMPRMEVVSHLEPEGAACALAYGASVSLSYAEMAWREIEIAIAKEPLVTTPHKFSVYEVPEQGVCISFHCDIAPALNVEEAHTVCMRLEKQLRLSIPQLGRIIIHMEPGEKAAE
- a CDS encoding outer membrane protein assembly factor BamD; translated protein: MHKKLLRSILLAMSMLMVSGCGIIDMIYLPPAEDTAQEIFEAANDAMSEKNYVRAVELYNKLRDTYPFSPYTIDAELSLGDAYFLDEEYELATESYKDFESLHPRHEAIPYVLYQTGMSLMKQFRSVDRATTELQEAYDYFNRLHQMYPDSPYAKGAEEHMVTCRKLMAEHELYIADVFWHMKKYGPAWHRYEFIIKDFPDVPEVAEHAKEKSLAAYHNYKEEQAVEIRQKRQGSWREWFKWL
- a CDS encoding NAD(P)/FAD-dependent oxidoreductase: MKSYDAVVIGGGPAGVTAAMYLARSGCSVLLPERLTSGGQLLQTEALENYPGFPKGIKGYELADLFTEHLEGLTVDRPAIVVESISGSAGQFTVHTAEEDYLCKVVLVCSGARHRHLGLEGEDRLRGRGVSYCALCDGNFFRNQTVAVVGGGNAAMEESLYLTKIVSKLHLIHRRDSFRGLKVYQDRLESMPDKVDLLRSSVITQLHGEDHLTGLTVKNLQTGQEKLLAVDGLFIYVGFAPVTNFLPQGIELDAQGFIVTDTEMRSNIPGIFAAGDIRSKLCRQVITAAGDGATAAQAAFVFLEQLHA